Genomic window (Vibrio pomeroyi):
CACATCCATTGCTCAGGTGCTCTTAAGATGATCTTCTCAAGATAGCTATTCATGTAAGCCGCCGCCGCTTTCTCATCTTTTTGCGGATAGTTATCTTCGATCGACTCATCGGCCATGATTTCATACTTGCCATCGGCATTTCTAAAACCTGAACCCGGAACAAGTGCACATCGGCTAGTGTACGCAAGAATGCTGGTGCCTGTTGTCGTACAAGCATCTTCTACCGCGAAGAAAGGCACAAACACTGATTTGTTACGACCGTAGTCATGATCCGGCAGATAGAAAAGGATCTCCCCCTGACGCAGAATTCGAATCATACGTTTCACGTCTTTTCGGTGAATCAGACGGTTGCCGTTTTGAGTACGACCACGGTATTGAATAAATTCATAAGCCGGATTGTTGTGCGGGCGATAAACACCTAAACCTGAAATACCAAGAACAGCCATTGCTCGTGCCGTGATCTCTAGGTTCAAGGCATGTACACAGCACAGAAGAACACCTTTGCCGTTGGCTTTGTGCGTACGCAGCATTTGAGTGTCTTTGTCCACTAGGATGCGCTTGAAGCGCCACGTAGGCCAAAACCAAGTAATCCCAGTTTCGATCAGTGCCATACCAGTGTTCTTAAAGTTCTCATTCACCATAGCCGAGACTTCATCTGCTGGTTTATCTGGGAAGGCAAGCCCTAGGTTACGTGTTGCGACTGCCACGCGCTTTTTACCATAACGAGCACCAAGAGAGCCTAACGAGCGACCTAACAGCAGTAAGAGGCGGTAAGGTAGAACGTTAACGATAAGCGCCAATAACCCGAAGCCGAACCAAACACCCCAATATTTAGGGTGGAGTAGTGCCAGAGTAAAAGGCGGTTTAGTAATAACGTGTTGTGCAGTGCTGCTTGTCGGAGAAGTTTTCGTCGTCATAACCATCACTTAAGATTTGATTGCTACTTAATTTGATTGCTACTTAATCTGAGCGCTGAGTAGAGCCCAATAAGCATCAAAGTTTTCTGTCGGTTGATATTTGAAGTCTGAGCGAACAAAGCGATTCAAGCTGCCTTCAACCTGACCTAGCAGTTGAGCGGCTAAGATTTTCTCATCAACCGGGAATGATTTCCCTTCACGAAGCTTTCTTTCACGCAGGATCTGGCGAAGTTGCGTCTCAATGCGTTCGAAAAGTTGATTGATGCGGTCGCGTAGGCGTTCATTTTCAAACATTAGAGCATGACCAGACAAAATTCGAGTCAGGCCTGGGTTACGTTCTGAGAAAACTAAGATCAGTTGTAGCACTAAGCGTATGCGCTCTAGTGTGTCTTTCTCTTCATCCAGAATACGGTTGATTCGAGACATCAACGCTTCTTCAATGAACTCGATCAGGCCTTCAAACATGCGAGCTTTGCTTGGGAAGTGGCGGTATAACGCAGCTTCAGAAACACCTACTTGCTTGGCCAACTTTACCGTTGTGATACGAGAAGCACCTTCGGTCGATTCCAACATTTGAGCGAGAGCTTGCAGGATTTCTTCACGACGGTTTGATTTTCGAGTACCAGCCATCTATTTACTTCCTTTCCTAAAGATGAGGATTGAGTGAAGAAGGATTATAAACACCATTCAATTCTGTTTCCTAGTTTTGTAAGACCTAGGTCAACAGAATCGAGAGGTGTCAGCAGATTGTCAGAGCTAAATAGTGTATTTATTCGACAATAAGTTGTTGGATCTGATCGAGGATCTGGAAACCGAGGGTGTCTTTACTATCCAGCGGCAGAGATTTATCGCCACCTTTCCAATAAAGGTGCAGTTCGTTACTGCTGCTATTGAAGCCTTGGCCTTCGACAGACACATCGTTGGCACAAATCATATCGAGGTTTTTTCGTTCCAGTTTTCCGCGAGCGTATTTCTCAATATCTTGAGTTTCTGCAGCGAAGCCGACAGTAAATGGGCGACCTTCAGTCATTGAGGCGACAGAAGCGACAATGTCTGGGTTCTTAACCATGTGAATAGACATGTCATCTTTGCCATCGATCTTCTTAAGCTTTTGGTCTGCGATGGTCTCAGGACGATAATCGGCAACCGCGGCGCAGCTGATGAAAATATCGTGTTGAGCAGCGTGAGCTGTAACGGCATCAAACATCTGTTGTGCGCTATCTACATCAACACGAGTTACTTTGCTTGGTGTCGCAAGTGATACAGGGCCACTGACTAGAGTCACCGTTGCACCTTGCTTTGCGGCTGCCTCAGCTAATGCATAGCCCATTTTTCCTGAGCTGTGATTAGTAATGTAACGTACAGGGTCGATCGCTTCACGAGTCGGGCCAGCAGTAATCAGGACAGAACGGCCTGTGAGCGGCTTAGGTTGGAAGAAGTCTTCACAGCGATGCACGAGCTGCATAGGCTCTAGCATGCGCCCCATACCAACATCACCACACGCCTGCTCGCCTGCCGCTGGGCCCCAGATTTCACAACCACGGCGTTTTAGAGTTGCGATGTTCTCTTGGGTAGCTGGGTGGCTGTACATTTGCTGGTTCATTGCTGGAGATACCGCAACTGGCGCATCGGTTGCTAAAACCAGAGTTGTCAGTAGGTCGTTACCCATGCCAGCAGTCATGCGAGCAATCAAGTCAGCGGTTGCCGGTGCTAGTAATACTAAATCAGCCCACTTTGCTAGCTCGATATGTCCCATTGAAGCTTCAGCAGCAGGATCAAGCAAACTATCAGACACAGGCCTTCCCGAGACTGCCTGCATGGTAAGGGGAGTGATGAACTCCTTAGCAGCATTTGTCATGACGACTTGTACCTGCGCCCCACGCTCAATTAGGCGGCGAGTCAGCTCGGCACATTTATAAGCAGCGATACCACCACTAATACCAAGAAGAATTTTTTTCCCTGCTAGGCCTTGTTGGTCAGCGTTACTCAGTGGATTAACCTGTGTTTGCATGATTCTGTTCCTTAATTTTTCTGCGACTTACGATATCAGAACAAAGGATGAGTGCCTAGAAGCAGAACTCGAACAGAGTTGACGCTCATCAAGTTGGTGTTATCAAACTTATCAATTACACGATTTTGTTAGTGACTCGCTGCCTTTTATCTCCATCAAAGGATCTTCGAGCGAAAGCTCATTAAGCTGATGGATCGTGTTCATGAACAATGATTAGCTTTTATATGCCGATAAATAAAATGCCCGCTGAATCGATGCCAAGAGAAAAGTTATTGAATCGAGGACCAGATTCGTTAAGTGATGCTGAGCTCTTAGCTATATTTCTTAGAACGGGTACACAAGGAATGAACGTTTTAGAGTTGGCGGACAAGTTAATTAAAGATTTTGGCTCGCTTCGCCATCTTTTTTCAGCAACAGAAGCCGACTTCTGTGCTCATAAAGGGATGGGTCAGGCTAAATACGTTCAACTGCAGGCTGTGTTAGAAATGACGCAACGCTATCTCGCGGAAACTTTATCTCGAGGTGATGCCTTAACCAGTCCAGGCCATACCAAGCTTTACCTCTCGAGCATGTTGCGCGATCGCCAACGAGAAGCCTTCTATATATTGTTCCTAGATAACCAAAATAGAGTAATAAAAGATGAGGTAATGTTTGAAGGAACCATCGATGCCGCTTCGGTTTACCCGAGAGAAGTCGTCAAACGCGCACTCCATCATAATGCGGCGGCATTAATCTTAGCGCATAACCATCCTTCGGGTGTCGCAGAGCCAAGCCAAGCAGATAGACGAATCACACGCCGTTTAACTGATGCATTAGCGCTGGTGGACATCCGAATTCTCGACCATTTTGTCGTTGGAGATGGCGAAGTTGTCTCTTTTGCAGAGCGTGGATGGATTTGAATCACATTTTAGGTTGTTAGTTACGTTAAATCTGCTATTATTCCGCCCACATTTTTAGACCTAAAATCAGCTCTGATTACTCAAGCAAGCTGCGCTGCACAAAAAAAGATCACGAAATCCGTAAAAAGGATCTGTTCGGGTCTTGAGCAATGCGTGTCAAGTTAGTATAATGCGCGACCTTTGATAGCCTTGTATGGATTTTCCATAACGGTTTTTACCTTCTATTTTAATTGATAGAGAGGTTCGGCCACCAAGGTTGATATCGAGCTGAAACGATTGGAGAAGACATTCATGTCCCGAGTATGCCAAGTAACTGGTAAGCGTCCAGTAACGGGTAACAACCGTTCACACGCACGCAATGCTACTAAGCGCCGTTTTCTGCCGAACCTACAAACTCATCGTTTCTGGGTAGAGAGCGAAAAACGTTTTGTTAAACTACGTCTAACTGCTAAAGGCATGCGTATCATTGATAAGAAAGGCATCGATGCTGTTCTTGTTGATATCCGTGCACGTGGCGAAAACGTTTAAGAGGAATTAAGCAATGGCTAAAGGCATTCGTGAGAAAATTCGTCTAGTATCTTCTGCAGGTACTGGTCACTTCTACACAACTGATAAGAACAAGCGTAACATGCCAGGCAAATTTGAGATCAAAAAGTTTGATCCAGTAGTTCGCCAACACGTTATGTACAAAGAAGCGAAAATCAAGTAATTGATGCTTTTTTTGCTCTTCTTCAGTAGAAGAAAGAATTGAAAAACCCAGCTTAATCGCTGGGTTTTTTTATATCCAAAATTTGAGTCATTCAACTGTTCTTGCTTGATATTACGCCTAATCGATAGAAAACCGTGCAGCATGGAAAGTATTGCCACTTTCACGATATACTGATTGCTCAATAGGTTAGATGAGCATAATCAGATGAGATATCGTGGACGTAGGTGGAACAACATACTCATGTTGAGCGTGATCGCTTTTATTGGCGTGTTAAACCTTCCAACATTGATCAAAGCTTATCTCATTGAACCTGAGCCCAAATCAGAGCTTAATGTAAGCAGTCCTTACCCTTATCTATTAAATCCTGAATTAGAACTTCAAGCGTTGCACTTTACTAAGTGGTCAATCGTACAAGAAGATGGTCAGTGGGTTTATCAAATGAAAGATCCAGTGCCAAAACAAACTACGAGTGCACAAGACCTGTCA
Coding sequences:
- the lpxL gene encoding LpxL/LpxP family Kdo(2)-lipid IV(A) lauroyl/palmitoleoyl acyltransferase: MTTKTSPTSSTAQHVITKPPFTLALLHPKYWGVWFGFGLLALIVNVLPYRLLLLLGRSLGSLGARYGKKRVAVATRNLGLAFPDKPADEVSAMVNENFKNTGMALIETGITWFWPTWRFKRILVDKDTQMLRTHKANGKGVLLCCVHALNLEITARAMAVLGISGLGVYRPHNNPAYEFIQYRGRTQNGNRLIHRKDVKRMIRILRQGEILFYLPDHDYGRNKSVFVPFFAVEDACTTTGTSILAYTSRCALVPGSGFRNADGKYEIMADESIEDNYPQKDEKAAAAYMNSYLEKIILRAPEQWMWLHKRFKTMEDPEVERGIRYK
- the slmA gene encoding nucleoid occlusion factor SlmA, translated to MAGTRKSNRREEILQALAQMLESTEGASRITTVKLAKQVGVSEAALYRHFPSKARMFEGLIEFIEEALMSRINRILDEEKDTLERIRLVLQLILVFSERNPGLTRILSGHALMFENERLRDRINQLFERIETQLRQILRERKLREGKSFPVDEKILAAQLLGQVEGSLNRFVRSDFKYQPTENFDAYWALLSAQIK
- the coaBC gene encoding bifunctional phosphopantothenoylcysteine decarboxylase/phosphopantothenate--cysteine ligase CoaBC, with protein sequence MQTQVNPLSNADQQGLAGKKILLGISGGIAAYKCAELTRRLIERGAQVQVVMTNAAKEFITPLTMQAVSGRPVSDSLLDPAAEASMGHIELAKWADLVLLAPATADLIARMTAGMGNDLLTTLVLATDAPVAVSPAMNQQMYSHPATQENIATLKRRGCEIWGPAAGEQACGDVGMGRMLEPMQLVHRCEDFFQPKPLTGRSVLITAGPTREAIDPVRYITNHSSGKMGYALAEAAAKQGATVTLVSGPVSLATPSKVTRVDVDSAQQMFDAVTAHAAQHDIFISCAAVADYRPETIADQKLKKIDGKDDMSIHMVKNPDIVASVASMTEGRPFTVGFAAETQDIEKYARGKLERKNLDMICANDVSVEGQGFNSSSNELHLYWKGGDKSLPLDSKDTLGFQILDQIQQLIVE
- the radC gene encoding DNA repair protein RadC, whose amino-acid sequence is MPINKMPAESMPREKLLNRGPDSLSDAELLAIFLRTGTQGMNVLELADKLIKDFGSLRHLFSATEADFCAHKGMGQAKYVQLQAVLEMTQRYLAETLSRGDALTSPGHTKLYLSSMLRDRQREAFYILFLDNQNRVIKDEVMFEGTIDAASVYPREVVKRALHHNAAALILAHNHPSGVAEPSQADRRITRRLTDALALVDIRILDHFVVGDGEVVSFAERGWI
- the rpmB gene encoding 50S ribosomal protein L28, which produces MSRVCQVTGKRPVTGNNRSHARNATKRRFLPNLQTHRFWVESEKRFVKLRLTAKGMRIIDKKGIDAVLVDIRARGENV
- the rpmG gene encoding 50S ribosomal protein L33, whose protein sequence is MAKGIREKIRLVSSAGTGHFYTTDKNKRNMPGKFEIKKFDPVVRQHVMYKEAKIK